From Marinobacter alexandrii:
CTGCGAGAGATGACTCTGGTATATATTATTTTGCGGACTCATTAAACCCTTCTGGTGATCAAGCCTCAAATGGATCAGTAATAGCTATTTACTATACATTAAGCGACCTTGACGGAAATGTTATTGCAAGTCGCTTGCAATCAAGCGGAGATTCGTTGGTTTTTAAACTGGGAGCGTCTGCCGTTTATCCCATTGGTTTAGAACTTGCTCGAATAATGAGAGTTGGAGAGGTATATAACTTCATTATGCCTCCAGATCAAGCATACTCTGGGTTAACTTCGGGGGCTATTAATCCAAGCTTAATCGCGCGTATGCAGGTACAGTTGGTTGGTGTTTTCAATGAAAATGATCTTTTTGCACAGGAAATAGTAGATATTGATGATTACATCACTGCAAATAATTTGAACGATACGATTGCCAATCCTCTCAACATGGTCGAAAAATTTCCAGCATCAGGTATTGCATCGAAACGAGTAAGGGCAGGAGTTGGTCCATTGCCATTAAATGGAGATACCATTATCATAAATTATACAGGTAGATTCCTCAATGAGGTCGGGTTTGGTAGTGATTCAGATTTTCAATTCATTTTTGGTGCTAATCAGCCCAGAGAATTGCTTTCTAGTTTTGAATTTGGCGTTTCAAGGATGCAAACAAATGAAGAGATAGTGCTATTTGTTCCGTCTTCACAAGGGTATATTGAAAGTGCATTGGTTGTTCCGAATTTTATCGCAGATGATTTGGTGGAAGATGGCATTGTTCCAGATTATGTTGTTACTGTACCACCGTATAGCACGCTCAAATTTGATATAACGCGTGTTGATTAATCCATTAATTTTGAGGTGATTTGCTCGCAATAGTTAAACGATATAGCCTAATTGGTATTTTCGTCTTTTTAGGGACGATGGATGTATGCTCTCAAGATATTTATGAGAAGTACAATATCTATAGAAATCCTGTGAAAGTCTTTCTTAACAATTTTAGTTTGACAGCTACAACCGGCTTTTCCTCAACGAACTATTCTCACAAACTGGAAGGTGTATATTTTTATCAGGACCCTTCAAGCCAATTTATATTCTCCAATGATATTGAAAGTCTGGGAAGCACATTTACCGGCTATACAGATTGGTTAAACGATCCTCAAATTGGATTTCAAACATCTTTGGAAAATCCATTCGCCATTCCTTTTGGTAATCTTCCAAACCCTGTGAACAACCCTGCACTAGGTGATCAAACCTTCTTGATAAACACGGATACAGTTGATTTTGGATTTCAAGGAGCCTCAAGAGGAATTCCAATAACATTGATGATTCATTATGAATATGAAAAATATAGAATAGGTTTTGGATACTCCTACGAAGTACACTTTCTAAGAAAGTTAAAACCAACAGCGTTTGTAGATCAGGTAAGAAATTACGAACCAAACGTAATTAGGACCAGATACTCAAGGCTTTTTGGTATGATTGGCTACAAGTTTTATCAATTCTGGAGCTATGATTTTGTGGCAGAATTACAGTTTGGGAGAATATCCGCAGGAAAAGCATTCAACAATGGAGTTATTTCCAGAGGAATCTATACCAACTTTGGTGTGAGTATTGAGAATAACTGGTCAGAGTATTTCAGAGTGATAATTAGGCCAAGTGTTGATTTCAAATCATACACGATCAACCTCCCAGACGGAGCGGATGTAAAGCATAGATATCCTACATTCTCTATTCAGGCGGGTATTAGCATCAATATTCCAGATATACCAAGATCACCTATGAAGAGTGATCATGTCCAATTGAAGCATGTATATACGAATCCTGTAACGGGTAAAAGGATGGAGGTTAGAGGGCAACCAATACATAAGCGACAGAATCCGAAAGTAGGTGAAAACCATCGAAAGCTGTGGCGTTATAAGCGTAAAAACAAGCGTAAGATCAACCCTACCAAAAATTGATCATTTTAATTGAATTCAGATATGAATTCAATCTTTAGAATCCATCGTTTTCACCTAGAATTTTGCTAAATTGCGGGTTGATTTTTGGCTAACCCAAACAAGCATAAATGGCAGACGGAGATATTGATAACCTATCCTCATCAGAAGAGAATATAATTCCAATAAATATTGAAGAGGAAATGCGTGGCGCTTACATCGATTATTCGATGAGTGTTATCATTTCAAGGGCATTACCAGACGTAAGAGATGGTTTGAAACCTGTACACAGACGGATACTCTATGGGATGGACGAGCTTGGTGTCAACTATAATAAATCATATAAAAAGTGTGCGAGGATCGTAGGGGATGTGTTAGGTAAATATCACCCTCACGGAGATACTGCGGTATACGATACAATGGTTCGTATGGCTCAGGATTGGTCTATGCGATATCCGCTAGTGGATGGGCAAGGAAACTTCGGTTCTGTTGATGGTGACTCTCCCGCAGCGATGAGGTACACTGAAGCACGATTAAGAAGGATATCAGAGGAGTTGCTTGGTGATATTCGAAAAAATACGGTTGACTATGTACCTAACTATGATGATAGTACAGAGGAGCCTAGCGTACTTCCTGCAAAATTCCCCAACCTACTCGTAAATGGAGCAAGCGGTATTGCTGTAGGTATGGCCACAAACATGGCTCCACATAACCTTACGGAGGTGGTTGATGGAGTTGTCGCTTACATTGATGACAATGACATAAGCATAGAAGATTTGATGCAGCATGTAACCGCTCCTGACTTTCCAACGGGAGCAACAATATATGGCTACCAAGGTGTTAGAGCTGCATTTGAAACAGGTAGAGGGCGAGTAGTCTTAAGGGCAAAAGCTGAGTTTGATACCACAAGCACTGGTCGTGAGCAAATTATTGTCACTGAGATTCCTTATCAGGTCAATAAAGCAAACATGATTGAAAAAACGGCTGCTTTAATAAACGATAAGAAGATTGAAGGAATTGCAGATATCAGAGATGAGTCTGATAAGCAAGGAATGAGAGTCGTTTATGATCTTAAAAAAGATTCTATTCCCAACATCGTTTTAAATAATCTTTATAAACAGACAGCACTTCAATCCTCCTTTAGTGTAAACAATGTTGCACTTGTAAAAGGAAGACCTAAAACATTAAACCTCAAGGATTTAATAAAGTTTTTTGTTGAGCATAGACACGAAGTTATTGTTCGTAGAACTCAATATGAACTCGAAGAAGCAGAACGTAGAGCACACATTCTAGAAGGCTACCTCATCGCGCTGGATAATCTTGATGAAGTTATCAATTTGATTCGATCATCAAAAGATCCAGACGAGGCACGAATTGGTTTGATTGAAAAGTTTAGTCTTTCGGAAATTCAAGCCAAAGCTATTTTGGATATGAGGCTCCAAAGACTGACAGGCCTGGAGAGAGACAAAATTCAGAAAGAATATGAAGAAATTCAGGCTTTGATCAAGCACCTACAAGAAATCTTAGGTGATGAAGGTATTCGAATGCAAATCATCAAAGACGAGCTTTTGGAAATGAAAGAGCGATATGGTGATGAAAGGCGTTCAGTTATAGAGCACAGCGCAGATGAATTCACTGCGGAAGATATGATTCCTGATGAAGATATGGTGATTACCATTTCGCACCAAGGATATATCAAGCGAACACCTCTTGTAGA
This genomic window contains:
- a CDS encoding FKBP-type peptidyl-prolyl cis-trans isomerase; this encodes MNKYIVLILSVLLIACKNDDVALTSVDNDIQAWLDTMNISAARDDSGIYYFADSLNPSGDQASNGSVIAIYYTLSDLDGNVIASRLQSSGDSLVFKLGASAVYPIGLELARIMRVGEVYNFIMPPDQAYSGLTSGAINPSLIARMQVQLVGVFNENDLFAQEIVDIDDYITANNLNDTIANPLNMVEKFPASGIASKRVRAGVGPLPLNGDTIIINYTGRFLNEVGFGSDSDFQFIFGANQPRELLSSFEFGVSRMQTNEEIVLFVPSSQGYIESALVVPNFIADDLVEDGIVPDYVVTVPPYSTLKFDITRVD
- the gyrA gene encoding DNA gyrase subunit A → MADGDIDNLSSSEENIIPINIEEEMRGAYIDYSMSVIISRALPDVRDGLKPVHRRILYGMDELGVNYNKSYKKCARIVGDVLGKYHPHGDTAVYDTMVRMAQDWSMRYPLVDGQGNFGSVDGDSPAAMRYTEARLRRISEELLGDIRKNTVDYVPNYDDSTEEPSVLPAKFPNLLVNGASGIAVGMATNMAPHNLTEVVDGVVAYIDDNDISIEDLMQHVTAPDFPTGATIYGYQGVRAAFETGRGRVVLRAKAEFDTTSTGREQIIVTEIPYQVNKANMIEKTAALINDKKIEGIADIRDESDKQGMRVVYDLKKDSIPNIVLNNLYKQTALQSSFSVNNVALVKGRPKTLNLKDLIKFFVEHRHEVIVRRTQYELEEAERRAHILEGYLIALDNLDEVINLIRSSKDPDEARIGLIEKFSLSEIQAKAILDMRLQRLTGLERDKIQKEYEEIQALIKHLQEILGDEGIRMQIIKDELLEMKERYGDERRSVIEHSADEFTAEDMIPDEDMVITISHQGYIKRTPLVEYRTQGRGGVGSRAATSKDDDFTEHLFVASAHNYLLIFTEFGKVFWKKVWELPEGSKAAKGRPIQNLINIEAEDKVRSVINVKTLEDPDYINNNFLVMCTKRGIIKKTSLEAYSRPRRNGINAITIRENDKLLNVNLTDGDNHIIIGSNTGKAINFHESDIRSMGRMASGVRGMNITDKEFVIGMVCVDSKNPPNLLVVSEKGYGKRSDLEDYRITKRGGKGVKTLNVTDKTGELVAIKDVIDGDELMIINKSGIAIRMSVDKLRVMGRATQGVRLIKLNDEDEISAVEKISNVGNDESEELNTDEGSTDQENEQDNKEDKE